A portion of the bacterium genome contains these proteins:
- a CDS encoding WYL domain-containing protein has protein sequence MNRIDRLVAILTTLQSKKYVSIKFLAHRYEISFRTVYRDLKALGEMGVPLSFESRKGYSILQGFFLSPITLTSEEANALILITALSGRFADKITQDYIENAVTKIKAVLRMTEKIKADFLQSQIKIYPVKTETYPSNFLTEIQNSITNKQVIIINYTNNDAQKSQREIEPIGLTFYSNQWHVIAWCWKRKSYRDFKIGQINHLKNSGETFRKKNHYSLNEYIQSLH, from the coding sequence ATGAATAGAATCGATCGGCTTGTTGCTATACTCACGACATTGCAATCAAAAAAATATGTCTCGATCAAGTTTCTGGCGCATAGGTATGAAATAAGTTTCAGAACAGTCTATCGCGATTTAAAAGCGCTTGGAGAAATGGGGGTACCACTGAGTTTTGAAAGTCGTAAGGGTTATTCAATCCTCCAGGGCTTTTTTCTTTCTCCGATTACTTTAACCAGCGAAGAAGCGAACGCTCTCATACTTATTACGGCGCTTTCGGGCCGCTTTGCTGATAAAATAACGCAAGATTACATTGAAAATGCTGTAACGAAAATCAAGGCAGTTTTAAGAATGACTGAAAAAATCAAAGCTGATTTTTTACAATCCCAAATCAAAATTTATCCGGTAAAAACTGAAACTTATCCATCGAATTTTCTGACCGAAATACAAAATTCAATCACCAATAAACAAGTTATAATAATTAATTATACCAACAACGACGCGCAAAAGAGCCAAAGGGAAATCGAACCGATCGGACTTACTTTTTATTCCAATCAATGGCACGTGATAGCTTGGTGTTGGAAACGGAAATCGTATAGAGACTTTAAAATCGGCCAAATCAATCATCTTAAGAATTCAGGAGAAACTTTCAGAAAAAAGAATCACTATTCTCTCAATGAATACATACAATCACTTCATTAA